In Mytilus edulis chromosome 13, xbMytEdul2.2, whole genome shotgun sequence, a single window of DNA contains:
- the LOC139501814 gene encoding uncharacterized protein — translation MVLTVPTSLVVGLNTYAKYAVANTEKPNVITGRKEEITKSINFYSLGNTPIKVSVLENYLEFYPLNNVAHEIISGFKYGFSLKYFGSREPRESSNLKSALQLPKIFKEKLMKEVKLGRIAGPFRYPPFPTLQVSPMGLVPKKDGDFRLIQHLSYPENNSINDFIDKDHCSVQYSSVDEAACLINRHKTFARLSQCDVKAAFRLLPIAPHDFDLLGIKFQGEYYLNKMLPMGASISCALWEKFAKALHWIIQLKSGNDDILHYLDDFLFVKSSQTSKVGNTLKLFQEVCNKIGIPLASDKTTLPTTLLMFLGIEFDTQNLIMRLPNEKLVKLSQKIRDTLDSSKITLKDMQSLLGLLNFACKVVAPGRTFCRRLINSTIGVRKSYFKIRVNKQMKADLEVWLDFLKQYNGVTVITDNVWVSNEKLELFTDSAGGSKGGYGIYFAGQWAQGTWPKHWVETGITRDMTLLELFPVVAALMSWESYFVNKKVIFHVDNQAVVQIINMKTSKSSRVMTLLSFSFSVGEVQKPSSRSRPVANQNSNTDLEHLSQVADYIVNQGVSKNTQKSYNLALSKLCTFRSSYKLKQDWPVPVNDLLNFIAFLSVQGLSGGTISSYISGVSYHHKIQGIQDTTKFFIIGKALEGIKRIQGGKRNDIRAPITVQLLSDMISCLDKVCKNKYEAALFSAVFSVAFFGLLRVGEITTSKSKSVINGSNLTISDILVRRKVLELRVRWSKTDQKGKSVTLLIAENGKNYCPVRLINEYLKVRPTCNNTDLFIHYTGMPLTRYQFSSILEKALQFLRISKGHFRSHSFRIGGATELARQGVSEEVIMRLGRWKSHAYSRYIRLQFF, via the exons ACCGGGCGCAAGgaagaaataacaaaaagtattaatttttattcattgggAAATACTCCTATAAAAGTATCAGTCTTGGAAAATTATTTAGAATTCTACCCACTTAACAATGTAGCACATGAAATTATATCTGGTTTCAAATAcggtttttctttaaaatattttggctcTAGGGAACCAAGGGAGAGTTCCAATTTAAAAAGTGCATTACAGCTAcccaaaatttttaaagaaaaattaatgaAGGAAGTTAAACTTGGTCGCATAGCTGGTCCTTTCAGATACCCACCTTTTCCCACACTTCAGGTATCACCAATGGGGCTAGTGCCAAAAAAGGATGGGGATTTCAGACTTATTCAACATTTATCCTATCCTGAGAATAATTCaataaatgattttattgataaagatcattgTTCAGTGCAGTACAGTTCAGTGGACGAAGCAGCATGTTTGATTAATAGACACAAAACATTTGCCCGATTAAGTCAGTGTGACGTAAAAGCGGCTTTTCGTTTGTTGCCAATTGCCCCGCACGATTTTGACTTATTGGGGATAAAATTTCAGGGTGAATATTATCTTAATAAAATGCTCCCTATGGGGGCCTCAATAAGTTGTGCCCTGTGGGAGAAATTTGCAAAAGCTTTGCATTGGATAATACAGCTAAAAAGCGGAAATGATGATATCCTCCATTATTTAGATGATTTTCTTTTTGTCAAGTCGAGCCAAACATCAAAAGTTGGCAATACTTTGAAGTTATTCCAAGAGGTATGCAACAAAATAGGTATTCCTCTTGCTAGTGACAAGACTACTTTGCCGACTACATTACTTATGTTTTTGGGTATAGAATTTGATACACAGAATTTAATCATGCGACTTCCAAATGAAAAACTTGTCAAACTCTCACAAAAAATCAGAGATACCTTGGACAGTTCTAAAATAACTCTTAAAGATATGCAATCCCTTCTTGGGCTCCTGAATTTTGCTTGTAAGGTAGTTGCTCCAGGCCGCACCTTCTGTCGCAGACTCATAAATTCAACAATTGGGGTAAGAAAATCGTATTTCAAAATCCGAGTAAACAAGCAGATGAAAGCAGATTTAGAAGTTTGGTtagactttttaaaacaatacaatggTGTAACTGTAATAACAGACAATGTATGggtttcaaatgaaaaattagagTTGTTCACTGATAGTGCAGGGGGGTCCAAAGGCGGGTATGGGATCTATTTTGCAGGTCAGTGGGCCCAAGGCACATGGCCAAAACATTGGGTTGAGACTGGAATCACCAGAGATATGACATTGTTAGAGTTGTTTCCAGTTGTAGCTGCTCTTATGTCCTGGGAATcctattttgttaacaaaaaagttatttttcatgttgATAATCAGGCGGTTGTTCAAATCATTAATATGAAAACTAGCAAGTCAAGTAGAGTTATGACTTTA TTGTCTTTCTCGTTCTCAGTGGGGGAAGTTCAGAAGCCTAGCTCCAGAAGCAGACCAGTGGCCAACCAAAATTCCAACACAGATCTGGAACATTTAAGTCAGGTGGCTGATTATATTGTCAATCAAGGTGTgtccaaaaatacacaaaaatcatACAATTTGGCTCTGTCAAAACTTTGTACTTTTAGATCATCTTATAAATTGAAACAGGATTGGCCGGTGCCAGTCaatgatttgttaaattttatagctTTTTTGTCAGTACAGGGTCTTTCGGGGGGAACCATATCATCTTATATATCAGGAGTTTCATACCACCATAAAATTCAAGGGATACAGGATACTACAAAATTCTTTATAATTGGAAAGGCATTAGAAGGAATAAAAAGAATTCAAGGGGGAAAACGTAATGACATTAGAGCACCAATTACAGTGCAATTGTTATCAGATATGATTAGTTGTTTAgataaagtatgtaagaataaatatgAAGCTGCTTTATTTTCAGCAGTTTTTTCTGTTGCCTTCTTTGGTTTGCTAAGAGTAGGGGAAATCACTACTTCAAAATCCAAGTCTGTTATAAATGGCTCCAACTTAACAATTTCTGATATTTTAGTAAGGAGAAAAGTCCTGGAGCTAAGAGTAAGGTGgtcaaaaactgaccaaaaggGAAAGTCTGTTACTTTGTTGATAGCTGAGAACGGAAAAAACTACTGTCCGGTACGACTCATTAACGAATATTTAAAGGTACGACCTACCTGTAACAATACAGATTTGTTTATCCATTATACTGGTATGCCTTTAACTAGATACCAATTCAGTAGTATACTGGAAAAAGCTTTACAATTTCTTCGTATTAGTAAAGGCCATTTTAGGTCACATAGTTTTAGAATTGGGGGAGCCACGGAACTAGCCAGGCAGGGGGTCTCAGAGGAGGTAATTATGAGATTAGGCAGATGGAAATCGCATGCTTATTCTCGCTATATTAGGTTacaatttttctag